The following DNA comes from Cheilinus undulatus linkage group 4, ASM1832078v1, whole genome shotgun sequence.
GGCATGAAACCTTCAAACCTGGCAACCAAGAGCTAACGTGAGCGCCTACTGGGGTGGGTTGGCTACAGATGCTCAGTTAGATGTCCAACACCAAGAAGGTGATATTCAGCTTATACACCTTATAAACCAAAGGGTTCCTGTGTGTTTTCTTGAGCGTGGTTGTATTTATTGTTTAGTCTAGTGAGCTAACAACGTTTGCTAGGACATACGTTGTGGTACGCTCCGTTAGGTGATAATGCAACTAGTTCTTTAAGTTCTTTCATATGTGAAGGTCACTAAACTTCTCTGTATGTCTAAACGtagattttaaatttcatgtggTGGGTTACAACCTCAGCAGCAGTAAGTATTTGTATCATTTGATGATTACCTTATCGTTAGCTACATCTTCAACTCTTATGGCCCCGCTGACTTTCCGTAGCACGTAGTCTTCTTAGTTGTTTGGCAGCTGTTGCTATGACGACAGCAGAAAGAATTTACCGTTAGTCGAAAACTTTACTTTAAATCGCGGGCACATCTTCGAGCgacaacaatggcatcatgctTGGTCCCCGACTTCCCGGCCGTCCTGGTTGTTTTGGAGCACATAAAGGAGCTGGACAAGCAGCTGAAAGAAGAAGGAGTACCGTTTTCAGCTGAAGCCAGCCTCCATCTGTCTGAAATAGCTGCCGCTATCAGTGCGTTGGAGGGCGACCGGCGAGCAGCCCATGAGCATTTAGAGGTGGAAACCATAGAAAACAGCAAACTTAGGTACCAACTTAACAACACAAGTGAAAGAATTCGCCAGGAAATCATGGCTGACGTAGCAGCAGCCCGGGCCACCAATGAGGAGGAGATCGAGCAGCTGCACCAAGACCTCAGCACAGTTTCTCAGCTACAAGAGGACACTGCCAAGAGAAAGGAAGCACTCCTGAGTGAAAATGAAGCGCTGTACCTAGAGCGAGAGCAGgcaaaaactgaacatgaagCGGTAATAGCATCTCTGAATGATCAGATCACCTTGAAGTATGGCCTGCAGGATCAACTGGATCAGACACATGAGCTGAATGAGGAGCTGAAGTCTACCATAGTTGCAttgaaacaggacaaaataaCAGTGCAGCAAAATATGGCGCTAGAGAGAGAGGCCTTCTCTGTAAAGAAAGACAGccttttaaaagaagaaaaggatgCAGAAGAGAAAATTAAACAGCAGAAGCAAGCAGTTAGTGTGCATATAAGGGAGTTAGACCGAGTTAATGGTAAGAAAATGGAAAACCATGCTCTTCATGGTGAACTCACAATTGAAATGGCCAAACTGGAGAGCAACATACGAAGGCTGACTGAGTCTCGGTGCCAGTATatgaaacagctggaggaggagaccCAAAGACATCAAGAATTAAAGCATGAGAGTGAAACACTCAAGAAAAAATTAGGCGAGTTAAAGGAAGCCTTTAGTGTTACAGCCCAGCGTAACAAAGAGAAACTCACTATAGTTGAAGGTAAACTAGATGAAGGTCGTTCATCAAGGTTGCTCCATCAAGACTCACTGGCGCAAATCAGGGAGCTATACAAGCAtcaggaggaagaagagaatgAGGTCAGGAAGGAGTATCTTCATGTCACACAGCAGCTGGAGCGATCCAAGCTGCAGCTGGAGGAGCGCAACGCCTCCATCATCAGACACAGCAAGGAGACCAATAAGATGGAGCAGCAGATCAGAGAGCTCCAGGAAGATTGTACTATTAACAAACGTGTGTTTGAGAGAAATCAAGAAGAGATTTGTGGTAATAAGGATACGAAGAAGAAGAACATCAGCCATTTTGAGGAGGAGAAGATGCGAATAACAGAGCTACTGAAGGAGGCAAAGAGGAAGCAGGAAGAGCatgtgcaaaaaatgtcaaatgacATCAGCAGCACCAGGAGGAGATACGAGGAGCTGTGTCAAGAAGAGGCAGCACTCCATCAGCGTCAGCCCAAAAGCGTGGATGCAGACTTGCTGATCAGTTATATGGACCACTGTGAGAAGGAGTTCAAACAGGAAGAAAGCAAAAGACTGAAGGAAATAGAGCAGTACATGGCAGAGACTGAAATGATCGTCAAGACAAATGAAGAGAAGCTAAGAGAGGTAGAGGAGAAAGAGGTGAAGCTCAAGGAGGTGGAAGAAAACTGCAGTCAAGAGAAATCAAGGAACCAGCAGCTTGAAGCATTGACACTTGAGCTCAGTAGGAAGAAGGATCATCTAGAACTTTCCATTGATGAGCTAAAGGAGAAAACCAGCTCTCTTCTTCAGTCCAAAGAGGAGATGAAGGCTGAGCTGAAGGTGCTGCGAGCTAATTACATGGATGTGCTCAACAAACAGGCCTCAGAGCTGAGAGCTGTAGAGATTAGCATCTATAACAGTAAAGTGTACCTGGAGGAGGTgaacatggagaacagcagGCTTCGTCTCGCAATCGGACAGAATACCGAGCGTCTTGGCAGAGCTAGTGAGGACACAGACCGGTACAGGCAGGAGACCCAGCAGTTCAAGAAGGATACATTGGCCCTGTATGAGAAATTACAGGAGGCTTTAAGGGAGGATTTATTATTAATTGAGGACAGTCAATGCAGAGATAGTGCTCTTTTAGAGCAAATGTCTGCCTTGCTGGACAAGCTGAAGAGCAGGGGACAGCAGTTAGGGACGGTCTCCACACTTCTACACCAACAAATGTTGAACTTCAGCAAACGACTGGGAGATAAAGCAACTGAAGAGCAGCAGAATTGAGATGCATCTTTTACTCTGGTTTACCACTCAGAGGTCTTCAGCCTGTAATGTTTATCGTAAATCTTATAATAAAGTATGAGGAAATATAACACAGCTTtgggtttatttttattcaagccTAAGTACATAAGAAACACCAAtacaaagtatgaaataaaaatataaaacataataaaaacattttattatgtttctTGAAAATAGGACTACATACAGATTGTACTCCACAGATTATGTTTATGTCTACagtaaggtaaaaaaaaaattcagcattAAAAATCCTTTCTTTGATCATTAATAAGATCATTAGCTTTATATTTAGGTGGGAAGAAATTATGTTGTAATAGTACAGTattgtcatatttttgtcactgtatTTAAGAATACACCCAAACTTTTTAGCATGGTAGACTTTTTGTCACACATAAATGTCTTAACCTCTTTACATAGACGACTACTGGCTTTCTGTCCAGTAGCTGCACCGGGAGCATTAGACAAATAGAGTTGTTGCATCGTTGCTACTGGATTTGAGCTGTGAAAATTTAATTGACATGTCGCACATTTagcctcctgagacctgagcttttatttggaatgcattttttagTTTCTCTAACTTAGTTGGGATAAGTAGGACCTGGTAAGTTAAAACATtcgccttgtctttgaacaggaatttcttgggaATGTTCCTtcccaaaatccacacaaattccacTAAAATTCCaaagaaattacctaaaatttcTGTAGAaattcttaaatatatttttaagataTCCAATCAAAAGTAccccaacatttttttaaagtgccCCCAAATTTTCAGTAAAACTTAATCAAAAAGCACTTAGCATTCCAATGAAAACTTCCCCCCAAACCACATgtaaatttctgaaaaatttaaagcaaagtccttcacaaaaattaaaaatacatttctaaaagtttcataaaaatgaaagaaactaaattttcaggaaaaaaacttgaaaattccCAAGCATATTCCCACAAATTCCCTTAACACCAACATGTAGTGttctcatatgtgcatgcagggtctttgGAGGTTAATACATTTCGTCTGTTGTCATCTTACAGCActagcaaaaagcagcaaaaatcattaAGTTGTGTCTATCAAAATGAAATTTGTCTTTATCATAGCAGTGCATTTGACAGCACATTTGAAACACCGAACAAAATATTTCTAGGCCTTCAATGCACCTTGATCTAGCATCAAGCTCTAATTTTCGAGTGCTTTAGTCTGATCTTTCTTAATTATTAGACCCTGCCTCTCATGTATGATAGTAATGGCTCATATTCAGAGTTTAGGGCATTGGTAGGGTCTCACAAAATGCTCTTAGCTGACCCTAACATTTTTTAGATTGCAGTAGGCTCCTTCACAGGATCTTTGGAGTGGTGGCCTGTAATCTATGCACCGATTTTTGATTGGTGGAGCAGCTAGTATTATTTTTTAGGTATTGGTTTATTTGGCAAGAACAGATGCAGCACACAAAGAGAGCTGAACAACTGTTTTCCATACACTGTATCATAACATCTGAAGCTTGTGGTAATTTCCAATGCCTGTCCCTGTGAGGGCCTTATACGAAATATACAGAGAGCATACTTACATGAGTTATTCTGTGTGTTACACTTGATAGACATTTATAGACTCTGGACTTACATGTGTACATACATGTTTAATGTGCAAGGGTCTATATGAACAATTGTACAAGCATATATTCatgcatttgaaaataaaagattaGAAGAATCAAAAAGAAAAGGTTCAAGAAGAGACAACTATTCAGTCTCTTCCCaaacaacaaaatgatttttttttatatcactgttATCACTGTATATAGCGCCACAAACATGTGAAGAAAGAATGCATGTAGTCTTATAGTAGTCTTatgaatcatattttttttaaattttacattatGCATTGATTAATTGTGGATTTATTTGATATGTAAATTTatattatgtgtaaatatttaaggCTTGTATACACTGCTTTGCCAGTAactgatctgttcatgccaGTGAAGCAAATTGAATTGAAATtgattaaataataattttaaaagacTTAAACTGCATAAAGAAAGTTTTCAGACCTtgttcactttttcagtttttttgcagCCTCATGCTGCAgtgcagaaaaaataatttttgttctcattaatctacactcagtactccaACATGACAAAGTTAAAACCTAATTttagatttctttcttttttttttgcaaagttgttaaaaaggaaaaaaaaactgagatttaTAGAGATAGAGATTAGGGTGCAAAACAGGGTATGCATTTACTTGTATATTCATTACTGCAGTCAAAAGTCTAAACTTTTTAATCGCTTTTAATCTCAGGGTTTCTGTAGTTGATTGTGATTAACCATTTTGATTGCATTTAAAAATTCCActcttttgcatttaaaactgttcttgtgttgtttgggattttttacTGCATAAACCAAGGGAAATTGACTTCTTGTTTGGACACAGACCTGCCTTAATGGGTAGAtggaagattatgacatgaactccAGCATGGAAAAGGGACAAGTTATCGactgaaaaaaagtgaacagtaaaatgataaatgtttgatagctgagtgacttctgacttgtccattgagctgtctgtgagtttttttttatgtggaaTGAGATATATATGAGCTGTGGTGGACTTAATTCACATcaatgtggctgcagggagacgctgatgAGTCTTAACCAAACGTGTTAAAAGGTACAATAAAACATGAGATTAATCAGGATTTCAATAACTGAGTGCACTATTTGTGGATCTTAGTTAATCGTGGTTAATGCAGTTAATGTTGACAGCCCTAGCTAGCATTCATGTATAAtcttgataaaaaatattttttgcaaattatttacaTCAGATATGGAACAATGATTTAAACCTCACAATGGATGAAacaatatgagatgaaatttggAACTTTGCTAAAGATACCTCCATATGCAGTAGAACAAGAGAATCTCAGGTAAGACACTGCATCTCTTACTCATTACCTCCCTGCTGAGACAGGAGGAATTCAAGTCtgccaaaaatgtgttcaaaacGTAAAGCGGAGTGGAGCTGTAAGTACATTGTATGatcatgcatacatttttatccTCAGATTTCTTACTtgcttaaaccatttttacaaTGTACTTTTATGCACTTTAATTGCTGCTTCACAGCCAATTCTCTTTATGTAGTGTTTTCTATACAAGAATGAACACTGACAATCTTAATGCAAGCCTTATGCAGTGCAtacaggaagtattcagacacccttcacttttttaaatcctgttatgttgcagcctgatgcgacatttaaaaacatacttttattctcatttatcTATACTCAGTACCCCACCATGGCAAATTAAAATCAGaagtttagaaatgtttgcaaatttattaaaaagaaaaagatgaaatatcaTATTGGCAtaactttgcaaaaacatttgaaatttcaCTCTAGTTCTTCCAATTTCCTGAATCATTGCTGAAATGTTTCCACACCTTGAGTCCACCAGTGGTAAATTAagttgactggacatgatttggaaagacccaaacctctctatagaaggcctcgcAGCtcacaatgcatatcagagtaaAAAACAAGCCACAAgttcaaaggaactgcctgcagagctcacagACAGGATTGCTGTAacgcacagatctggggaagggtacagaaaaacatccaagaaCCAAATGGTCAACTGGACTGAGCTATAGAGCTCATGTGTGGgcatgggacaaagttccagaaggacaaaaatCTGTGCATCCCTTCATCTTACCCGGCCCTTATGTGGCTAAATAGAAGCCTCTCTTCTGTGTATAACACAAGCTTGGTTTTCATTTGGAGTTATTCGCAAACTCAAAGTGgtctttcatgtttttgcaCTGACCTGAGGATTCCGTTCAAGCCAATCAAGCACTGTCAGCAAACCACATATTTGAAGTTTTGACACTGTGGGTAGGTTctgcaagaaaaacaaatcagcatCCTCATCAATTGCTCTGAATAGTCTAGTCGATGGCTGCTTTGCATTTAGACTTGATGAAACAGAATGGACCGACACCAGCAAGTGACACGGCATCTGGAAATGTCAGT
Coding sequences within:
- the LOC121508841 gene encoding coiled-coil domain-containing protein 175-like, which produces MASCLVPDFPAVLVVLEHIKELDKQLKEEGVPFSAEASLHLSEIAAAISALEGDRRAAHEHLEVETIENSKLRYQLNNTSERIRQEIMADVAAARATNEEEIEQLHQDLSTVSQLQEDTAKRKEALLSENEALYLEREQAKTEHEAVIASLNDQITLKYGLQDQLDQTHELNEELKSTIVALKQDKITVQQNMALEREAFSVKKDSLLKEEKDAEEKIKQQKQAVSVHIRELDRVNGKKMENHALHGELTIEMAKLESNIRRLTESRCQYMKQLEEETQRHQELKHESETLKKKLGELKEAFSVTAQRNKEKLTIVEGKLDEGRSSRLLHQDSLAQIRELYKHQEEEENEVRKEYLHVTQQLERSKLQLEERNASIIRHSKETNKMEQQIRELQEDCTINKRVFERNQEEICGNKDTKKKNISHFEEEKMRITELLKEAKRKQEEHVQKMSNDISSTRRRYEELCQEEAALHQRQPKSVDADLLISYMDHCEKEFKQEESKRLKEIEQYMAETEMIVKTNEEKLREVEEKEVKLKEVEENCSQEKSRNQQLEALTLELSRKKDHLELSIDELKEKTSSLLQSKEEMKAELKVLRANYMDVLNKQASELRAVEISIYNSKVYLEEVNMENSRLRLAIGQNTERLGRASEDTDRYRQETQQFKKDTLALYEKLQEALREDLLLIEDSQCRDSALLEQMSALLDKLKSRGQQLGTVSTLLHQQMLNFSKRLGDKATEEQQN